The window attttattgtcctttatttttttatggaattgaaCTCTTAACCCCATCTCTTCCAATTGTGGTCTTACCATTGAGGTTAGATTACCATTAGGTGAAAGTGATGGATATGGCGCAAATATATGATAAGCATTGCCTgctgttatttactttctacaGATGGATGCCCGGGCCATTGCCACAGAAATGGCCCCTGTTATTATGTGGCAGAAAGAAAGGAAGCCAGAAACTTACAGGTCATATTGGAATAATTTGTCAAGAAGTCCTTCCAAGAAGAATATGGATCCAGCTCCTACTTACAGTGCATGGGACATGCTTTCAGGTAAGAGTTTATCTCGAACAGTATACTTACACTACACATATGATGAGGAGCACAGCTTTTATACGTGACAGATAAAGTTAATCCAAGGGATAGGGAAAAGTAAAAAGCTAACTGCCTTAAATTGATGGGTTTCTTCTCTTATATGAAAACAGAAGAAAGCGAAGACATGGATGGATCCTCACTCATTCCCCTGGATGATGGAATGCCAACGGACTTCGGTGCTATTGACATTGTTCAGTGTCTCATAGAACAGCACAATGCAATCTTTACTGATGCAAATGAGACTGTTTGGAGATGAATCAAGTGTCCCAGGCTGGAATCAACCGAGAATCCATCCTGTTAAACATAGCAATTGATTACTCGTGAAGATGGAATTCTGAATTTGACCTGGATAAGCCATTGCTCGATAGCAGATATTATGGTTTTAGCCAAATCTGAGACTGTTGGACGTGGTTCTGTAAATTTTAGTGATTAGCAAGTTACTATATTCTGATTTGTTTGTCTTTGGAAGTGCTCAAATTTTGCCCTAAACATGATTGTTCTATGAAAATCAGGACAATAAGATGTGTAATATTGTAATCATTGCTTGCTATAGGCACactgttttcttttcatatttttccagGAAAAGTAACCAATCCCTTGATTATGTGTGGAGGCAAGCAAAACTCTAAGTGtcttgctttatatatatatataaagcgcGGGGGATTTGGGATTTTTGTTGTATATTTATCATTGTGCAAAAACAATTTTCTAGTTTGGTCCtcaacttttgtttttagaCGATCAAGTTCTATTTATAAAGcaattgatttcaaaattttataaaaagatgagATTGGAAAAGGggggattgaaatgaaaaacatggCAAACATGAGTAatgtattataatttttgaaaatattcacTTTAGTTTTCCAACTTAAACAATCATTCAAATTATAGAATTTCAATTTcttgaaattgttttaattttattttgatgcgtaggtttatttttgttatattttgtaCCTagttgagagatgagagagaaaagttGTCAGATTTTAACGGTAAAAAAAGAACTTATTATTGACATTAATTTATACCACCAAAATAAGAGgtttttgtgtcaaattgttTCATTTGATAAGGGGAGTTCATATTAGGTGTTGCGTATCTTAGaagttcatgaaaaaaacaaatctaaactcgggttgatttttagtttcgggtttagtttggtttttgggGTGATTTTTAGGTCATATATGAGTTTTTGGGCGATCAAGttctatttaaaaagcaattgatttcaaattcttataaaaGGGTGAGATTGGAAAAGaggggactaaaatgaaaaacgtGGCAAACATGAGTGATGTATtataagttttgaaaatattcACTTTAGTCTTTCAACTTAAACAATCATGCAAATTATAGAATTTTGGTTTCTTGAAATTGTTCCAATTGTATTTTGGTGCAGacgtttatttttgttatattttgtaCCTagttgagagatgagagacaaAAGTTACCTGATTCTgatagtagaaaaaaaaacttattgagagatttttatgtcaaattattttatttgatgagggAAGTTCATATTAGATGTTTTGTACCTTAAAAGTTCGTGAAAAAATAGATCTGAGCTCgggttaatttttagttttgggTTGAGTTCGATTTTTTgagctttttttatgttttttaggcCATAGATgagtttttcatggtttctAGAGTGTTTTATAGGTGTTGTGGCTAAAAAACAGATTGCAAAACAGGTTTTTAAGTCAAAAGAGCATAGGTCCTAATTTTTCAATCATTACAATGGCCAGAATCTAGGCAAAACAGGCAACGCGTTGTTTGTTGTTGGCATGATTACTAGATCTAAGCGTCTTGTGTTTGACATGGTTGTCTGACCCAATCCACTTTAATCTGGTATGGTTaccatgaaaatataattttaaggaatacaattgaaaagaaataaagtgacATGATAggttaaaaaactagaaatcaaaaaaatggacaaaactttctattttttattttgtttagagagtttattttaaataatattgatttttttgttatgcattAAATTTTTGAAGAGATTTTTCTAGTTCATCTatgattttgcttttattttttatataaataaattattttttgaaaataaaaaatatttattttcatataatatttttaatatatatagtcttacatgttattttttttcttttctttttattcaatcaatttaatgttttatttttttaaaattaaatatcttgatttatatttacttcttggtttttcaagttttatttttaggtgtcattaatgatttatttatttatttattagtgcacataattcttagtttatttgattatatggaTGCATAAATGTTTTGacttgttataattttttaaactataaaaatatattgaaaaaacctatatatataatgtttttataaaaaataaaaataatataaaattgtatCATGTAGttgatgtgtgtgtgtatacagAAAGAGAGATAGAAAAAACACATTGTATCATGATCATTGGTCAAGCatgataataatcatataagatttcattttataatttttcaagattaattaaGGTATTTGTAAACTGGTTCAGATattatgatggaaaaaaaaatcagataaaattagtagaaaaaaatacttCTTTCATCTTGTTCTAAAATTCAAATGGCTATAAATTTCAAACCGAATACTTTTTGTCTTAATgtaatttgatccatgaatcaACAACACTACATCACTAAAATATCAATCTAATCAACAATTCTTTGAAGATAAAAGCTCAACCTTTTTTAGAATAACACTTGAAGAATTTATCAAATTCCTTTAATTCATTGAAGGAAATAAGTagcatgtttttaaaatcatttataaagGATTTTACTCTCCTGAAATCtagtttgagaatatttttattttactaagataaaaataactttgttttggtggcttaacatgttttttaaattaccttttattttaaaatatattaaattaatatttttatacaaataaaaaactataaaaaatgatttttaatataccttaaactaaaaaatatttttttaaaaacacaattccTTGTATTACCGAACATGCATTTAATGTGATGTGAGGGTACCATTAGAGCCCAAGTCGTGTATGGATCATGAATAAGAATAGTAAAAAATGCCAACTTTGAAAATCCAACCTAGTAAACGTTCCTGACTTTTGATTCTTAAATTCGTAATTgataaatcagaaaaaaatctGGGATAGTAAAGTTGATTGAGAAtctgtaaaaatttatttctaaatttccttttccttttccatatTCAAGTCTGTTTTAATGGAGATGAACAGAGAAGATTATAAATCAGACCCGAAAGTTGTGGAGTCAGGTAATGTCGGAGAAGCAACATCATCAGCATCGTCATCGGTTTTGAAGTCGACCCTTTTGTTAGAAAATGTTGGGGATGTAGTTCTCACTCTCAATTCTGATGGGCTGTCTTTGGAATTTCTTGGTTCCTCGTATAATGTAAGTAAACCTACACTTGAAGTGGATTTGACAGTTTAATGTGgttttttctaatctttttgTGATTGTAAAATGTAGTCTTGGTTGATGTAAGATGTGTTAGCTGAGAAAGATTGAATCTTTTTGTGCTAACTTGGTTTTTCAATGATGGCTTGATTTGTTATAATGGATTTTTATGATCAAAGAATTGAACTTCCTAACttgtgttggtttttttattttcacatttgATTGAACAGGACGGATCAATAACTTCTGGAATTAAACCTATTCAAAAATTTGTAAATGAGATCAGATTTTCTGATGTGTATGGTGTGGAGTTCATAAACTATGGTTTAATTAATGTTTCACGTCAATCCAAAGCTGAACAGTGTTTTCAGGGTCGTGCCTCTCATGAATCTGAGGTTTGTTTTGGTTTCTCCTTAACTTGtgtgatgtttttttgttaataatatagTACTTATATAGGTGATGtgctttgcttgttaaatgatgtTACAGATGTATCGCTTTACAGTGCACAGCTTCCAAAAGTCTCGAGGCCAGCCTTGTCTTTGGGTCCTTGCCGTGTACAGTTTTGGTCACAAGGATTTGCAGACATGTCAGACATGGGTTGATCGAATTAACGCTTCTCTGAACTTAGAAATGGGGAGACCAAAGAAACTTCTGGTTTGTGCTGCTATAGGTTCATTATTATGTCTTCTGTGCTtttggatatatttttaatggctGAAGGTATAAACTAGTTGTAAAAATGTTTCCAGAATTTGTTTCTTATTGACTAGGTTTTCATTAATCCAATGAGTGGCAAAGCCAGTGGACGTAGAACCTGGGAAATGGTGGCTCCCATATTCTCACGTGCTAAAGTAAAAACAAAGGTAATGCTAAACATATTTAATCATCCCGTGACTAAGCCGAAGGTGATATGTTGAATCATGTGTATGTAATATCAGTTAATATTTGctggatataattttttttccatgatgcAAGTTAGTGTTGCAACAATCTGAAGTCGGCTATCTAATCACTTTGCAAATTGGTATGCCCTGAGTTAACTATCTGTTCAATGTCTTGATCAGGTGATTGTGACAGAGAGGGCAGGACATGCATTTGATGAGATGGCATCTGCTGCAAACAACGAACTTAAATCATATAATGGTGTTATAGCTGTTGTAAGCATCAAGATCCCTCAAATTCATTtatacttgtgttttttttttttttttggtagtgcTAAGTAGCAAGTTATTTCCTAGTTATTGATTGTTACTGATCACTTTGGTCCCAGGGTGGTGATGGTTTCTTCAATGAAATCCTCAATGGGTTTCTTTTATCTAGACATAAAGCTCCTCGGCCACCATCCCCTTCAGATATTGTTCATTCTGATCAGAGTAGTGGCAATGGTTTGTTTCGCAATCCAAATGAGAGAGTTACTGAAACTACTTGTCAAAATGAAGACCATTCTCCCCTTTTATCAAATTCAGTTTATAATGGAACGAGACAAGCCAATTTCAGTATGTGTTTACCATACATTCATGCAAGTAAATTTCGAGTTGTAATATCTGTTTATCTTATGTATTACTGGATCTTCTGAATTACAGGAACAGAAGATGGTACTTGCAACATAGGTTAGTGAGCTCTAATCTTATAGACTTGGgtatttaaattgataaaaatagagCATGTTATAATTGTTTCTCTTATTTGAATAGCTACCAGAATAAGGAGCTGATATAAGCACTTGCTTGGATCAGTGTTCATGTGTACACATACATGTAGTGATACCTGATATCTAACAACAGTTCTTGTGCTACTGTTGCAACTTACAGGTCAAGATTTTGAGTTTCCCCTTCCAGGTGAAGAGTTTAGATTTGGAATCATTCCTGCTGGCTCAACCGATGCTATTGTGATGTGGTAATTCCTTGTCTTGTTTCCCTTAAGGTGTGAAATTTCTAAACTTATTTGATAGCATTTGCTTATGGAGTTCTTGTCATCTCCTAAGATTGACTTCTTTGAGAATTAGCATATGCAGTGTTGTTGAAAagacttaaataaataaaacataaaaagtttCAAAGTTGTGTTACAGAAAGCCTGATCAACATGCATTACATGAAATATGGTCCTAGCATACTATCAAACTTGAAAAGGACAGTTGTGCTTAATCAGTTACTGATACAAATGACTGATTGACACAGGGTGGGAAGAGGAAAACAGTAAGAACCAGAAATTACAGTAGAATAATGGCTAAAATTTAGATAAAGTCGCATGCAAACAACGTGGCCCTAGATTAATTGACTCTGATAtcagaaatataataaaataaattctagagAGCTCCTGTCACCAATCATGCTAAGAGAAGTCATCAGAAACAAGAGCATTAAATGGGAATGAAGAATGGAGATGACTGTTGTTTGTGCTCTATTTTTTGTGAGGGACCGGGGGAAGGAAAGCATCACTTCCAAGACTAGGGTTTGTggatttaactttaaattaacttGGTTCAATGTGCTTGGGATTGCCAATTTATACTTACAGAAATCTTCAACATTCCTTAAAGTGTTAAATACGAATTAGTGAAATGTCTATTGTTTTTCTCCTGTTTGTATATAACATGCACTATTCTCTAGCACCTGTCTTTCTTTTAGTACTCTTTATATCCTACAGACTGCATTAGTGCTCTGCGGTTTGCTGTTGATGGGTCAGTAAAAGTTAAACGTGTATATCTGGTATCAGTgatatatttagttattttttcccTACCATTGTAATGCACCTTTGTACTTGTATTGCATTTCTCTTTGCAGTACAACTGGAACTCGAGATCCTATTACATCTGCATTGAACATTGTCCTTGGAAAAAAGGTGTGCCTCGATATAGCTCAAGTTGTGAGATGGAAAACAACAACGGCATCTGATATCGAACCTTATGTACGCTATGCAGCTTCTTTTGCTGGGTAGTTTTCTACTTCACTCACTATTACATGAGCATGTTAAGTGTTAATGAATCATCATGCAATACATTATGCTGCCTGCCTGTAACAAATAGCgttcattttttatgttcacCATCCTTCCCAGATCAAGCAGAAACATAGCCTAGAGAGTATCATATCAGcaattaattcattttctttcttccttcgACCACAAAAATAAATGTCTGAGACTCTCTACCATTAACTGCACATCTATTTTCACTCATAAAAGTTTTTGATGGTTAAATTGTGATTGATCCTCATTCAAATACAGCTAACCATTTTCATCTATCTTGTATGTTTGCATTACATTGTCTCTTTACGTAATTCCTTCCCTGTTCGCACCATGGAATTTCTTGTCAGTTCTTAAAAGTTTGGCCTAAAGAGATGAAAAACACCAGTGCTATTATTTTTGTACTCGTTTAAGATGCTGCTTGGAGAGTTTCTTGAAATTATCATTCCACTGTCATCAGGTATGGGTTTTATGGAGATGTCATTGCTGAAAGTGAAAAATATCGCTGGATGGGCCCCAAACGTTATGATTACGCTGGAACAAAAGTGTTTTTGAGACACAGGTAATTCTTTCCGTTggctcttcttttttcttttcttttcttttctttcttttttgttgtgttctataaggtgttttttttattctgcgTTGAGTAGAAACAGCAGCTAAAGTTGGAAGGATCACTGTACTGATAAAGTTGATTGCGcacataataatttctttttctgttttatttttttagaaaattactccattaggaaaaaaaaaattactcttaCTTCCATGGGatgttctttttttccttaagcAAATACATGGGTTTGAAATGTGACATGGCACGGACCCTCAGatgcttttcttctttttccatcAATTAGTCACTTTTCTCTGCCTGCTCTGGTTTCTGCTTTAAACCCAATTTCATCCGAGCTATGCATGGTTGGTTGGGTTTATTTGTAACTCAAAATAACCATTACTGAAATGGTGTGCCAATGTGCATGTCCTTTTTTGGTACTCTATGTCCATTTTCCACCACTTTTTTCATACATGGGACACCTCAGccttttggaatttttttaatgtttatatcaatACATTTGATGTAAATAATTTGTTTACCTTTTCTGATTGAAATTATCTTTATGGTGTTCAGCTCATATGAGGCAGAAGTAGCATACATAGAAACTGaatctgaaaaaacaaatccaactgTTGAGAAGGGTCAACTGTTTAGTGGGCTAAGAAAAAGGCAGGGTCCTAAAAAATCAGAAAGAGTAGTTTGCCGCACAAACTGTGGTGTCTGCAACACGAAATCAGATTATATGTCCAAGAGAAGTCCCTGTCCAACACCTTATTCATCTTCGGGTGAAACTAGATGGCTGAGATCTAAAGGTAAATTTCTTAGTGTTGGTGCTGCCATAATTTCCAACAGAAATGAAAGAGCACCTGATGGTTTGGTGGCCGATGCACATCTTTCAGATGGTTTTCTGCATCTTTTAATGATTAGGGACTGCCCTCACGCTTTATATTTATGGTAACGTAAAACCTCTCAGTCTCCaatattttttcagaatttgGACTCTTGTTCTAgcacaaatatttcttttatttaattacatgtaccATATTGTTCAGCATGTGGCTCATTACAAAGAGGACAAACATGGCATCCTTGCttccttttctattattaaCTTTCTGTCGAAGAAAAGGAAATCGTCTTGCATGTGAACAGAAAACATTGATTATTGAGTACTATGATGCACATGTCAAATCTGGCAAATATCTTCACCCCCTCAATTCTCCATTGTTTTCATTCAttttagagttaaaaaaaaGCTCTGGAAGAAAGAGGCCATGATGCCATTTGTTTCAGCAATCAATGTATTTCACTAAAGCAAAGGTGTAACTGTAGATCATCTTGCTTCTCTTTTGTTGTGTTCTGCCCACATACCCCCTGCAAGTTTCTTGTTCAGGCCCTGTCTCATTGTATCAAGTCATGCTTTTTAAATCATTCTCTCTACCCTAAAATAATATGTTGCTCAAAACCATAGTTTTCAGTTTGCTTTTTTTCCTTCATGGGTTTGTCTCAAATCCTTATGTCATTAACCACTATTGAGTCTGGAACATACAGGCACCTTACCCAGCTTGCAAAGAGAGGAGGACAGCCCctcaattttgaatttgtgGAGCATCACAAGGTATTATTCTTTGCTTTATTGCACCCGCATTGTGTTTTGAAGAACCTTCTAATTATGCTCTCTGCTGTCTGCAGACGCCAGCTTTTACGTTTACTTCTTTTGGCAAGCAGAGTGTCTGGAATTTGGATGGCGAGCTCTTCCAAGCACACCAGCTTTCTGCACAAGTATTTCGAGGCCTTGTTAGCTTGTTTGCATCCGGCCCTGAAGTTTAGTAGAACACCATTCAGATGGCTCTCTTGCTACATAATTGACTTGCTGGACGACTTGAAGTGCATCCCAACCAGATGGCCTGACAGCAGAGCTTTGGAAATGGTCTGGCATCAACTTAGGCCAGAGGTGGTGGTTTTTAGCCCACCATATTGTATCGcaggtcaaaaaaaaaaaaactataggatTGCAATAGGATACAGTGAATCTGATGTAGCAATCTCCACGTAGTCAAAGGAACCTGCAATAAAATAGGTAGGTGTGTGTAGAGGTTGAATACCATGTAATAACCACAGTCTCACATGGGtaatcttataattaattaaaaattttattgtatttcgtaaatttgaagtttaaactaatatttatttcaaggaTATTAATTTACAAAAGCTTAAttgtagaaaaaagaaagaacgaaGAAACTGTGTACATGCAGCAAGGGgcaaacataattattttatcgtTCCACCGCTATTGAATTTTGTCCATGGTAAATTTTTAATGTCAATGGCCTTAACCCCAAAGGACACTGCAACGATGACTTGACTTTTTGCATCTGGGAAGACTCCAAAGTCCCTTCACTTCGGAAGACTCACCACCACCATCGAAGACGCCAAATATAAGACCATAACGTAGGAAGATGTCACATTACTCTTTACAATTCCACCTCCATCACCTCCAACAGCATTGAAAATGTCGACTCCTGGAGAGtaatctctcttcttcttcttcttcttcttcttcttccctctctTGAATTAAAGATTGCCTGTGTtcatagattttattttgttttcttaatttaatttctgtGTAGATACTATCGGTCCTTACCACCTGTGAGCAAGGCATATGGGGTGGCTTGCTTAATGACCACAGCTGCCTATTATCTTGGTCTTTACCAAGCCAGTTCTATAGCACTTTTCTATGATGATGTAATCAAACGTTTTCAGGTAAAATCTTGTGCTTTAATTAAGTGATTATGTCCATTGATTATGCACTAATCGATGCCTGGAAGCTTAGCTAATTAATAATGTCttagttaattatattatttcgtTGTGATTGCAGGTTTGGAG of the Populus nigra chromosome 7, ddPopNigr1.1, whole genome shotgun sequence genome contains:
- the LOC133699907 gene encoding ceramide kinase isoform X2; amino-acid sequence: MEMNREDYKSDPKVVESGNVGEATSSASSSVLKSTLLLENVGDVVLTLNSDGLSLEFLGSSYNDGSITSGIKPIQKFVNEIRFSDVYGVEFINYGLINVSRQSKAEQCFQGRASHESEMYRFTVHSFQKSRGQPCLWVLAVYSFGHKDLQTCQTWVDRINASLNLEMGRPKKLLVFINPMSGKASGRRTWEMVAPIFSRAKVKTKVIVTERAGHAFDEMASAANNELKSYNGVIAVGGDGFFNEILNGFLLSRHKAPRPPSPSDIVHSDQSSGNGLFRNPNERVTETTCQNEDHSPLLSNSVYNGTRQANFRTEDGTCNIGQDFEFPLPGEEFRFGIIPAGSTDAIVMCTTGTRDPITSALNIVLGKKVCLDIAQVVRWKTTTASDIEPYVRYAASFAGYGFYGDVIAESEKYRWMGPKRYDYAGTKVFLRHSSYEAEVAYIETESEKTNPTVEKGQLFSGLRKRQGPKKSERVVCRTNCGVCNTKSDYMSKRSPCPTPYSSSGETRWLRSKGKFLSVGAAIISNRNERAPDGLVADAHLSDGFLHLLMIRDCPHALYLWHLTQLAKRGGQPLNFEFVEHHKTPAFTFTSFGKQSVWNLDGELFQAHQLSAQVFRGLVSLFASGPEV
- the LOC133699907 gene encoding ceramide kinase isoform X3 yields the protein MEMNREDYKSDPKVVESGNVGEATSSASSSVLKSTLLLENVGDVVLTLNSDGLSLEFLGSSYNDGSITSGIKPIQKFVNEIRFSDVYGVEFINYGLINVSRQSKAEQCFQGRASHESEMYRFTVHSFQKSRGQPCLWVLAVYSFGHKDLQTCQTWVDRINASLNLEMGRPKKLLVFINPMSGKASGRRTWEMVAPIFSRAKVKTKVIVTERAGHAFDEMASAANNELKSYNGVIAVGGDGFFNEILNGFLLSRHKAPRPPSPSDIVHSDQSSGNGLFRNPNERVTETTCQNEDHSPLLSNSVYNGTRQANFRTEDGTCNIGQDFEFPLPGEEFRFGIIPAGSTDAIVMCTTGTRDPITSALNIVLGKKVCLDIAQVVRWKTTTASDIEPYVRYAASFAGYGFYGDVIAESEKYRWMGPKRYDYAGTKVFLRHSSYEAEVAYIETESEKTNPTVEKGQLFSGLRKRQGPKKSERVVCRTNCGVCNTKSDYMSKRSPCPTPYSSSGETRWLRSKDGFLHLLMIRDCPHALYLWHLTQLAKRGGQPLNFEFVEHHKTPAFTFTSFGKQSVWNLDGELFQAHQLSAQVFRGLVSLFASGPEV
- the LOC133699907 gene encoding ceramide kinase isoform X1 yields the protein MEMNREDYKSDPKVVESGNVGEATSSASSSVLKSTLLLENVGDVVLTLNSDGLSLEFLGSSYNDGSITSGIKPIQKFVNEIRFSDVYGVEFINYGLINVSRQSKAEQCFQGRASHESEMYRFTVHSFQKSRGQPCLWVLAVYSFGHKDLQTCQTWVDRINASLNLEMGRPKKLLVFINPMSGKASGRRTWEMVAPIFSRAKVKTKVIVTERAGHAFDEMASAANNELKSYNGVIAVGGDGFFNEILNGFLLSRHKAPRPPSPSDIVHSDQSSGNGLFRNPNERVTETTCQNEDHSPLLSNSVYNGTRQANFRTEDGTCNIGQDFEFPLPGEEFRFGIIPAGSTDAIVMCTTGTRDPITSALNIVLGKKVCLDIAQVVRWKTTTASDIEPYVRYAASFAGYGFYGDVIAESEKYRWMGPKRYDYAGTKVFLRHSSYEAEVAYIETESEKTNPTVEKGQLFSGLRKRQGPKKSERVVCRTNCGVCNTKSDYMSKRSPCPTPYSSSGETRWLRSKGTLPSLQREEDSPSILNLWSITRRQLLRLLLLASRVSGIWMASSSKHTSFLHKYFEALLACLHPALKFSRTPFRWLSCYIIDLLDDLKCIPTRWPDSRALEMVWHQLRPEVVVFSPPYCIAGQKKKNYRIAIGYSESDVAIST